The following coding sequences are from one Gossypium hirsutum isolate 1008001.06 chromosome A12, Gossypium_hirsutum_v2.1, whole genome shotgun sequence window:
- the LOC107945589 gene encoding probable purine permease 11 isoform X2: protein MTDNQESTVNKAENLMDESPFLKLKRWQWWLLVAINIFFLIAGQAAAVLLGRFYYDKGGNSKWMATLVQTAGFPVLCIPWFLLRPSREASTSSTSPSIKTLALLYFVLGVLLAGDNMLYSVGLLYLSASTYSLICATQLAFNAVFSYFLNSQKVTALILNSVVILSLSAALIAVNDDSDGPSGVPKGKFLIGFLCTLGASALYSLLLSFMQLSFQKVLKKETFSVVLEMQICTSVVASCLSSTGLFASGEWKSLQHELEVFGTGRVSYVLTLVWTAITWQVCAVGVVGLIFVVSSLFSNVISTLSLAVTPLAALVVFHDKMNGVKVIAMLLALCGFASYIYQNYIDDKKARRLQTHVREIQHTA from the exons ATGACTG ATAATCAAGAATCTACTGTCAACAAGGCGGAAAATTTAATGGATGAATCACCATTTCTTAAACTGAAGCGGTGGCAATGGTGGCTTTTGGTGGCAATCAACATATTCTTCCTCATTGCTGGCCAAGCTGCAGCAGTTCTTCTGGGGAGATTTTATTATGATAAAGGTGGAAACAGTAAATGGATGGCCACTCTTGTGCAAACTGCTGGCTTCCCAGTCCTTTGTATCCCCTGGTTTCTTCTTCGCCCTTCTCGGGAAGCTTCGACTTCTTCCACTTCACCTTCCATCAAAACCCTTGCTCTGCTATATTTTGTTCTTGGTGTACTTCTTGCTGGTGACAATATGTTGTATTCTGTAGGGCTTTTGTATCTCTCAGCCTCTACTTATTCGCTCATTTGCGCAACTCAATTAGCTTTCAATGCAGTTTTTTCCTACTTCCTTAACTCACAGAAGGTCACTGCTTTGATTCTCAACTCAGTGGTCATCCTGTCATTGTCTGCTGCCTTAATTGCAGTGAATGATGATTCAGATGGGCCATCAGGAGTTCCCAAGGGGAAGTTCCTTATCGGCTTTCTCTGCACCCTTGGAGCTTCTGCCCTTTATTCCCTTTTGCTTTCCTTTATGCAACTTTCATTTCAGAAGGTTTTGAAAAAGGAAACATTTTCTGTCGTTTTGGAAATGCAAATCTGTACATCAGTTGTTGCAAGCTGCCTATCGTCTACCGGCCTCTTTGCAAGTGGTGAATGGAAGAGTTTGCAGCACGAGCTGGAGGTATTTGGCACCGGAAGAGTTTCATACGTGCTGACATTGGTGTGGACTGCTATAACTTGGCAAGTATGTGCTGTTGGTGTTGTGGGGTTGATTTTTGTTGTGTCATCTCTCTTCTCAAATGTAATCAGCACTCTGTCTCTGGCTGTTACCCCACTAGCTGCACTGGTAGTTTTCCATGACAAGATGAATGGTGTGAAGGTAATAGCCATGCTTTTGGCTCTTTGTGGTTTTGCTTCttatatttatcaaaattatattGATGATAAGAAGGCAAGGAGGTTGCAGACCCATGTCCGGGAAATCCAGCATACTGCTTGA
- the LOC107945589 gene encoding probable purine permease 11 isoform X3 — MLRFVEGPSNNVDKDNQESTVNKAENLMDESPFLKLKRWQWWLLVAINIFFLIAGQAAAVLLGRFYYDKGGNSKWMATLVQTAGFPVLCIPWFLLRPSREASTSSTSPSIKTLALLYFVLGVLLAGDNMLYSVGLLYLSASTYSLICATQLAFNAVFSYFLNSQKVTALILNSVVILSLSAALIAVNDDSDGPSGVPKGKFLIGFLCTLGASALYSLLLSFMQLSFQKVLKKETFSVVLEMQICTSVVASCLSSTGLFASGEWKSLQHELEVFGTGRVSYVLTLVWTAITWQVCAVGVVGLIFVVSSLFSNVISTLSLAVTPLAALVVFHDKMNGVKEGKEVADPCPGNPAYCLICLVPM, encoded by the exons ATGTTAAGGTTTGTGGAAGGCCCTTCTAACAATGTCGATAAAG ATAATCAAGAATCTACTGTCAACAAGGCGGAAAATTTAATGGATGAATCACCATTTCTTAAACTGAAGCGGTGGCAATGGTGGCTTTTGGTGGCAATCAACATATTCTTCCTCATTGCTGGCCAAGCTGCAGCAGTTCTTCTGGGGAGATTTTATTATGATAAAGGTGGAAACAGTAAATGGATGGCCACTCTTGTGCAAACTGCTGGCTTCCCAGTCCTTTGTATCCCCTGGTTTCTTCTTCGCCCTTCTCGGGAAGCTTCGACTTCTTCCACTTCACCTTCCATCAAAACCCTTGCTCTGCTATATTTTGTTCTTGGTGTACTTCTTGCTGGTGACAATATGTTGTATTCTGTAGGGCTTTTGTATCTCTCAGCCTCTACTTATTCGCTCATTTGCGCAACTCAATTAGCTTTCAATGCAGTTTTTTCCTACTTCCTTAACTCACAGAAGGTCACTGCTTTGATTCTCAACTCAGTGGTCATCCTGTCATTGTCTGCTGCCTTAATTGCAGTGAATGATGATTCAGATGGGCCATCAGGAGTTCCCAAGGGGAAGTTCCTTATCGGCTTTCTCTGCACCCTTGGAGCTTCTGCCCTTTATTCCCTTTTGCTTTCCTTTATGCAACTTTCATTTCAGAAGGTTTTGAAAAAGGAAACATTTTCTGTCGTTTTGGAAATGCAAATCTGTACATCAGTTGTTGCAAGCTGCCTATCGTCTACCGGCCTCTTTGCAAGTGGTGAATGGAAGAGTTTGCAGCACGAGCTGGAGGTATTTGGCACCGGAAGAGTTTCATACGTGCTGACATTGGTGTGGACTGCTATAACTTGGCAAGTATGTGCTGTTGGTGTTGTGGGGTTGATTTTTGTTGTGTCATCTCTCTTCTCAAATGTAATCAGCACTCTGTCTCTGGCTGTTACCCCACTAGCTGCACTGGTAGTTTTCCATGACAAGATGAATGGTGTGAAG GAAGGCAAGGAGGTTGCAGACCCATGTCCGGGAAATCCAGCATACTGCTTGATATGTTTGGTACCAATGTAG
- the LOC107945589 gene encoding probable purine permease 11 isoform X1: MLRFVEGPSNNVDKDNQESTVNKAENLMDESPFLKLKRWQWWLLVAINIFFLIAGQAAAVLLGRFYYDKGGNSKWMATLVQTAGFPVLCIPWFLLRPSREASTSSTSPSIKTLALLYFVLGVLLAGDNMLYSVGLLYLSASTYSLICATQLAFNAVFSYFLNSQKVTALILNSVVILSLSAALIAVNDDSDGPSGVPKGKFLIGFLCTLGASALYSLLLSFMQLSFQKVLKKETFSVVLEMQICTSVVASCLSSTGLFASGEWKSLQHELEVFGTGRVSYVLTLVWTAITWQVCAVGVVGLIFVVSSLFSNVISTLSLAVTPLAALVVFHDKMNGVKVIAMLLALCGFASYIYQNYIDDKKARRLQTHVREIQHTA, encoded by the exons ATGTTAAGGTTTGTGGAAGGCCCTTCTAACAATGTCGATAAAG ATAATCAAGAATCTACTGTCAACAAGGCGGAAAATTTAATGGATGAATCACCATTTCTTAAACTGAAGCGGTGGCAATGGTGGCTTTTGGTGGCAATCAACATATTCTTCCTCATTGCTGGCCAAGCTGCAGCAGTTCTTCTGGGGAGATTTTATTATGATAAAGGTGGAAACAGTAAATGGATGGCCACTCTTGTGCAAACTGCTGGCTTCCCAGTCCTTTGTATCCCCTGGTTTCTTCTTCGCCCTTCTCGGGAAGCTTCGACTTCTTCCACTTCACCTTCCATCAAAACCCTTGCTCTGCTATATTTTGTTCTTGGTGTACTTCTTGCTGGTGACAATATGTTGTATTCTGTAGGGCTTTTGTATCTCTCAGCCTCTACTTATTCGCTCATTTGCGCAACTCAATTAGCTTTCAATGCAGTTTTTTCCTACTTCCTTAACTCACAGAAGGTCACTGCTTTGATTCTCAACTCAGTGGTCATCCTGTCATTGTCTGCTGCCTTAATTGCAGTGAATGATGATTCAGATGGGCCATCAGGAGTTCCCAAGGGGAAGTTCCTTATCGGCTTTCTCTGCACCCTTGGAGCTTCTGCCCTTTATTCCCTTTTGCTTTCCTTTATGCAACTTTCATTTCAGAAGGTTTTGAAAAAGGAAACATTTTCTGTCGTTTTGGAAATGCAAATCTGTACATCAGTTGTTGCAAGCTGCCTATCGTCTACCGGCCTCTTTGCAAGTGGTGAATGGAAGAGTTTGCAGCACGAGCTGGAGGTATTTGGCACCGGAAGAGTTTCATACGTGCTGACATTGGTGTGGACTGCTATAACTTGGCAAGTATGTGCTGTTGGTGTTGTGGGGTTGATTTTTGTTGTGTCATCTCTCTTCTCAAATGTAATCAGCACTCTGTCTCTGGCTGTTACCCCACTAGCTGCACTGGTAGTTTTCCATGACAAGATGAATGGTGTGAAGGTAATAGCCATGCTTTTGGCTCTTTGTGGTTTTGCTTCttatatttatcaaaattatattGATGATAAGAAGGCAAGGAGGTTGCAGACCCATGTCCGGGAAATCCAGCATACTGCTTGA
- the LOC107945589 gene encoding probable purine permease 11 isoform X4, translating to MDESPFLKLKRWQWWLLVAINIFFLIAGQAAAVLLGRFYYDKGGNSKWMATLVQTAGFPVLCIPWFLLRPSREASTSSTSPSIKTLALLYFVLGVLLAGDNMLYSVGLLYLSASTYSLICATQLAFNAVFSYFLNSQKVTALILNSVVILSLSAALIAVNDDSDGPSGVPKGKFLIGFLCTLGASALYSLLLSFMQLSFQKVLKKETFSVVLEMQICTSVVASCLSSTGLFASGEWKSLQHELEVFGTGRVSYVLTLVWTAITWQVCAVGVVGLIFVVSSLFSNVISTLSLAVTPLAALVVFHDKMNGVKVIAMLLALCGFASYIYQNYIDDKKARRLQTHVREIQHTA from the coding sequence ATGGATGAATCACCATTTCTTAAACTGAAGCGGTGGCAATGGTGGCTTTTGGTGGCAATCAACATATTCTTCCTCATTGCTGGCCAAGCTGCAGCAGTTCTTCTGGGGAGATTTTATTATGATAAAGGTGGAAACAGTAAATGGATGGCCACTCTTGTGCAAACTGCTGGCTTCCCAGTCCTTTGTATCCCCTGGTTTCTTCTTCGCCCTTCTCGGGAAGCTTCGACTTCTTCCACTTCACCTTCCATCAAAACCCTTGCTCTGCTATATTTTGTTCTTGGTGTACTTCTTGCTGGTGACAATATGTTGTATTCTGTAGGGCTTTTGTATCTCTCAGCCTCTACTTATTCGCTCATTTGCGCAACTCAATTAGCTTTCAATGCAGTTTTTTCCTACTTCCTTAACTCACAGAAGGTCACTGCTTTGATTCTCAACTCAGTGGTCATCCTGTCATTGTCTGCTGCCTTAATTGCAGTGAATGATGATTCAGATGGGCCATCAGGAGTTCCCAAGGGGAAGTTCCTTATCGGCTTTCTCTGCACCCTTGGAGCTTCTGCCCTTTATTCCCTTTTGCTTTCCTTTATGCAACTTTCATTTCAGAAGGTTTTGAAAAAGGAAACATTTTCTGTCGTTTTGGAAATGCAAATCTGTACATCAGTTGTTGCAAGCTGCCTATCGTCTACCGGCCTCTTTGCAAGTGGTGAATGGAAGAGTTTGCAGCACGAGCTGGAGGTATTTGGCACCGGAAGAGTTTCATACGTGCTGACATTGGTGTGGACTGCTATAACTTGGCAAGTATGTGCTGTTGGTGTTGTGGGGTTGATTTTTGTTGTGTCATCTCTCTTCTCAAATGTAATCAGCACTCTGTCTCTGGCTGTTACCCCACTAGCTGCACTGGTAGTTTTCCATGACAAGATGAATGGTGTGAAGGTAATAGCCATGCTTTTGGCTCTTTGTGGTTTTGCTTCttatatttatcaaaattatattGATGATAAGAAGGCAAGGAGGTTGCAGACCCATGTCCGGGAAATCCAGCATACTGCTTGA
- the LOC107943786 gene encoding uncharacterized protein, with product MVILTIHQHRTTTKALLSSFIKQKQMRCKKHLADLSSSAGVCATCLRERLLALMAAQTRDQQAQLTRVAENCRKPNPPPLVFPRSVSPYVSRRKSDENSASGIHHQRFFSTPQMGPTYSTITTTDFEAAKSFKKKSKFSMFSNLFRPRSDKFNSGAGTQFHRDLCDGSSSSWFSAIFAFHRKQHKSSRTHAEDFGQFDPGCRKSCRVVNRGMSPAIEVDSGDECDQSPSVSTLEASPQWKRTPTAARWGKTRTRNVSGLAFCLSPLVRASPNRQWNQKGGLPPDKSFAGEGRPQMKPHLATAAGFCANRSRKLADFGRVSYNH from the coding sequence ATGGTTATACTCACAATTCACCAACATAGGACTACAACAAAagctcttctttcttcttttataaaACAAAAGCAAATGAGGTGTAAGAAGCACCTTGCCGACCTAAGTAGCAGCGCCGGCGTGTGTGCGACATGTCTACGAGAACGTCTTCTGGCGCTCATGGCTGCGCAGACCCGAGACCAACAGGCTCAATTAACGCGCGTTGCTGAGAACTGTCGGAAACCTAATCCGCCCCCGCTGGTTTTCCCTCGCTCTGTTTCTCCTTATGTCAGCCGACGGAAATCCGACGAAAACAGTGCCTCGGGGATCCACCACCAGCGGTTTTTCAGCACTCCTCAGATGGGCCCCACCTACAGTACCATAACCACCACCGATTTTGAAGCCGCCAAATCTTTCAAAAAGAAGAGCAAGTTCTCGATGTTTTCGAATCTGTTCAGGCCGAGATCCGATAAGTTCAATTCGGGTGCTGGGACTCAGTTTCATCGGGACTTGTGCGATGGGTCGTCCTCGTCTTGGTTCTCAGCAATCTTTGCCTTTCATCGAAAGCAGCACAAATCTTCGAGGACTCATGCAGAAGATTTTGGCCAATTTGATCCTGGCTGTCGAAAATCATGCCGGGTCGTAAATCGTGGAATGTCGCCAGCGATTGAAGTGGATTCAGGAGACGAGTGTGATCAATCGCCATCGGTAAGCACGCTAGAAGCTTCCCCCCAGTGGAAGAGGACGCCAACGGCGGCGAGGTGGGGGAAGACACGAACAAGGAACGTGTCGGGATTAGCATTTTGCTTGAGTCCGCTCGTGAGGGCGAGTCCTAACCGACAGTGGAACCAAAAGGGTGGATTGCCACCTGACAAGTCGTTTGCAGGCGAAGGTAGGCCGCAGATGAAGCCCCACCTGGCAACCGCCGCGGGGTTTTGTGCAAATAGGTCCAGGAAGCTTGCTGATTTTGGCCGAGTCAGCTATAACCACTGA